In the genome of Myripristis murdjan chromosome 21, fMyrMur1.1, whole genome shotgun sequence, the window TTGAAGTGTTCTTAGTGGTCAACCTTGTGCTCCGACCACAGGGACAGGCCCAGCGCCGCAGACTGCATGAGTCACCCATGgctgtggcagcagcagcactaccAGGGCCCAGAGCCCGTTACGCCCCGCCCCGTCCGCGAGAGGAGCTGTGGCACAAAGTGGGCCGCTCCACCCGAAGACCTCGAAGACAAGGAGAACTTCCTAGAATCACCCCATTCTCATGCGAAAAAGTTCCGCTTCGATGAGGAAACGCCTGCTGCTGGGGACGGTGacttctgaaaacaaacaaaaaaaaaaagaaataagaaaaaggggaaatggGACGCAGGGTGTAGGGCAGGGTAGCACACTCCTCCCCTGCTgcttttaaattgttttatgcATTCAGAATACCAGCTGTCCACTGCCCGCCACCCAAGAGCACTTAGGTCTTGTTTGTGTTCCAGTCCTTGGTCAAGAACGACCACTCAAACCAAAGATAACCAGCTAAAGTTTGAGATCTAAGGCTGATCCGTCACTGTCGAAACACATggaattttttatttctcaattAATGCAGTGTGTTAACCTCaagtatttaattttattgtgaGCTGTCTCTGGTGTTGTCAGAGTGCTGTCTAATTGCACACCATGTTGAGCGTTCAGTTGTCCCCGATCTGAAAGTGGCCAGTTTGAAGTATCTCAAGGGAAATCTATGCAATACTTCTGTGTTGAAAATAGCTTTTCAAAAAACCCCTAAAGACCTTTGGAAACTTTTTCAAACTCCGCTTAATGGCTCCAAACTTTTTGAAGTGGCCTTACCACTCCCAGCTAATGTTTTGCTGCAGTTCCACTTCAACAGAGGTATGTGGTATGATATGTAGATTGGCACTGAGCAAGTGTAATACTGTTCTTATTTACATGTTAGAATGAAGGATAGCTGGGCACTGGCATCATGGGAAATCAGAAATAATACATAAAGTAAGTTtgataaaagttttttttgtgttgtgagTATTTGGATTTCAAAACCATAACAGATCTAAACCAACAATACAGATTATACTTCTTATCTCACCTGCCCTATTGCTACTGTCATTTAAAGTTGTTAAAACATGCCTCTGTATATGTCATAAGCCTGTCTCCAACTCCTGGCCACATTACCAATCACTGTATCTCTTGTCCTTGTTGCTTGATGAAGTTGCGTTTTGTCTTAAAAAACAGGGCAGGAGGACGCACAGGCATATCACATTCCTTTTGCCTTGTCGCCTTTCCCAAGGTCTCATGCATTCCAAAACATACTAATAATGAACAAGCATCATTTTCTCATGTGTGTAAACCCTTTAAGGTTTAATCATAACTAAGGGTTTTTAGATAAAACTCCTTTAATAACTTGAACTCTTGAACGCCTTAGCATGGAACCTCAGTGTAGTTCCCTTCCAGAGGATTGAAAGGGCTCTGCGTTTAGTGTTTAATCTTGTACCCAAATCATAAAGGATTTCTATGTGAAACTGCACTGTACACACCTTGTTTGAAAAGGTAGTGACATCAACAGGTTGTTATGGCACTGTAAGCAAGCCGACAAGTCATGCTGGTGTTCATGACATTGGTGTCTCTCCCTCCATAGTAAGAATAATACTGTAATAGTGACTCATGTAGTCATTCACATGCCACACCCATACAGAGCTTGCTCAAAGGGATTTCCTCACAAAGCTGTGTCAGTTCCTCTTTATTAGCCAGCAGCAACTTGTTTCCAGCACTTACTAATAAGCACCCACATAATGAACTTAGAACTGAAATGGGAGCCATTTATGAAATcccatgtgtttctgtgttcttGAGTGGTTCACTGGAGCTCACCATGTGTTTTCAGTCACTCGCCAAAGCCATCTAATCCGCTTTCATTTGTTCAGCAAAAAAGCTACTTTATTCGTCTCTGGCTAGGGTTCTGTTAAAGCTACTTCTTGCGTAGGAGTCTAAGTCATAATGAAGTGTGCATAAAAGAATATATTGTAGATTTCCTTGTTTGACGGGTCTGTCCCATGTATTCCAGTTGTTCTCATCTCAGGGCATGCTCTGTCACTCTACGTTTGTGTGCCCCTCTGTATCTgctcactttgttttattttcttaatgtaCTTCTTTATAGGCCTATTATTTATGTATGAGTCAAGTATTAAGATGTAAATGTTGTGCTCATGTGTCTTGTAATGGGGTTTTGAGATCATGACAGGAGACAGGAAACTTAGGATGATTAGGGaattatttaaacaaaaatgcagtttgGTTATAGTATAGTGAAAGATGAATAGATGTTTGGCTGCAATTATTTGTAATGGTGAAAGCAAGGAATAGTTTCTTAAAAGGTACTGGGGAGGAAAATGACAGATGGATTTGGATTGCAGATGAATCAGATGGTTTTAGTCATGGATAGGTTTATAGTGTCAAGTTTGATGGGATTTGACATGTTTTTGGAGTTGGAAAAGACACGTATTTATGCGGGTATTAGGATAAAGTTCAGAAGTTGAGCATTAAGAAATGTGGGCCGGAAAGGATTTTGGGTGATACCGATGAGAAAGTTGTAAGACTGTACAGAACAGATGATTTCAACTATCATTTAGATGTTTTAGAAGAAGATGGCTATTTGTCCTAACAAAGGAATATGATGGAGAAAACCACTGTATAATGTGAAATGAGGTGCTGCTGATTCATGTATATTTTGTCATAGAATACCATCTTCAATGAAAAACCTTGATGCAACATCTCACTTAAGTACAGTGTCTGAACTCGGAGGGCTCTTATTTTGCAAGCCTCCAGTGAAACATTCCCTTTTGTTCTGATGTGCCAAACCAAATAAGacaacagtgtttgtttgttgttgtccgCAAGGTTTTCCTAGCGCTGTCACCAGCTGGCACAATGGCCTTTGTGTGGGGGATGGCTGTCTCCAGCCACAGCCATGCTCTCATCTGTATGCTGTCATCCTTCAAAACTGGAacactacactgtaaaaaatgtccatcttagcAAGGAATTTCATCTTGTTGAGGCGGGAGTGGGCATTGCACTTCGGCTCTGTATCATGTTAAGTTTTTGGTTTATCtttaaaacaagtgagagaTTCTGCTTCAATTTGTTTGTAAGAAATTATTAGGTGGCAGTGTCTTGAAATAATGTGCTTCATTGTATAGAAGCATGGTATCTACTTGTGTTATAATATCTTTGTTATAAAATTATGCTATTTTTAGACTCAACAAGCAGTTTGAGCCCATAAAGATGGACttattttgcagtgcagtaaTATCAGCCGACCCTGTATCTTGTATCCGTCCTCACTTTGCAGGATGATGAAATGCTTGAATCAGTTGGACAGTGGCTCATGTTTGCTGGGTTCCTTTGTCCGCCACTTGAACATGATTACGCTATGgtgttgattttgttgtttttgtacgGCTGACCCAATTAAGTGTTTTTCAGCTGCCAATCACTCTGTGGCCTATGTGTGTGCCTATTGTCTGGACAAGAGGTGCTTAATTTGCAGTCATGCTGTCATCCTCAAGAACTGGAGCACCCGTAATGTCAGGCGACTCTGATGTCATCCCACATTCCTGTTTGTGTGACCGTCTCCTGCTTGACCACAGTAATACTGAAGGATGTATCTCAGTCAAACTCAAACCAGTCACAAGCACAAGCAAGTAACTATTCAAGAGATGtctgtttattttgcattttatatattttttttaatgtatgagCATTTTGATTGCAACTGAAATTgttgatttagaaaaaaagaaaaaaaaaagactacatcTATATTCTGTTCTGATCAAACACAAGCTAATATTTAGGCATCACAATGCAAACTGAAAAGCTGATTAAAGATTGTAGAAAATGTAATGGggtttctgtgatgtttttgttgtcctGAGTCTGTGCAGTGTGCAACCGGGACTTGATTTCCTCTTCAGTTCCCAGTTTTCTGCCTCCTCCACACTGCCACCTGCTGATTTGAGAGTGCTAAAACAAATTGCAATCCAATAACTATTGATAAACAGGTTTCTACATGGTGCAGCCTATCCATTAGTAGTTAACTGTTGCtaggacaaaaaacaacaaggttCCAGGTGTGTTGATTGGCAATGACATTGTATAGAGACAGCTGATGTAATGCAGTCCacttttttttgctgcaaacAAAGAAATCTAATACCTACACCATGTTCTAGATGGGATCATGTCCCACCTAGTGTTATGCTGTCCTCACTGTACTACCTGAAAGCactagcaaaaaataaattcaaactaGGCAAAAAGTCAATAATACTATTTCCATCTTGTATGCCAAAACAGACTCTGACGTCTTTGAGACAGCACACTGTAATAGCACAGCTAGTAAACATCAAAGGAATGGTAGGAAGTTACATTCAGCAGAATGAGTTACAGCCAACAGCCATAGTGCAAAGATGCTATGTAAGCTTACATAGAGATCACATCAACTGGAATACATTGCAGATAATACACATGCTTGCATTTCAatgctgcacatgcacaccacatGGTCAGTCCATCAGCAATCTAATCTGAACAAGTCACTTTGGAGTGAGTTACCAGACAGCGCATTTCACACAAAAAGAATCATGACTTTTATCCCTGCTAAGTAACTTTGTTTGAGAATGCAGAGCTGGCGTGatcacactgctgctgtcacatgAAAACCTTACATATTCAGGAAGTTTTCAGGAGCACAGACTTATGACCGTGCCTATTTTTATATCAAGGACTTTGAATATGTTTCTCCATATTCATTTAACTTGCTCTACTGAATGGGGCTCTTGTGACAGTTGAAGTAAAATATTAATGTTACAAAAAATGAGCTTACAATGGTTTTCTGAGACAGCAGCAGTATGAGTTGGTACATGAAGTATGTGGCTGAATACAGGCATCTGACTGGGAGACAAATTAATATTGGTTTACAAGTGTGTTGGGATCAATGTGATCAAATGACAACAGGATCATCTTCCTGATCATATGACAAGCTTACCTGTGTTTTGTCACAGCCAGACCTTTCGCTTTAGATTCAAAATTCAATTTACTGAAACACCAGTTTGACTGACAAGTGTGACGCTTATGCTACTAGTTAACATTTAATTAACTATCTCAATAACGTGCAATGCACTTGAAACATTAAAGTGTCAAAAAGTACCTTATCCAGGAAGCCCGTTTAACTTGTAGTGATAAGATGCTCTGCTTCAGCCGAAGATACATTTAGTTAATTAAACTTAAAAGTATGgcaaaatttcatttcaaaatcaacTACATACAATCCAACATTCTGTGAGCTTAAATTACTTGGTAATGTTACGCTCGTAAGCAAAATCTAACTGTTCCCCTGGAAAACGGgttgatttattttcataatcttTTCAAATAACTAATCCCACACAAACTCAAAGCTTGAGCCAGGATCAAATATAAAAGGATACATGTATCCTAAAGTGAATGCTAATGAGGCCATCGGAGGATTAACTTAAAATAAGACTGCTTCAGCTATTCCACTTCAGGTTAAGTGCATTTAGCAATAGAAAAGAAGGTAAAACACACCAGCATTTGTTGCATGCTCTCTCACATTTGAGCccttaaaacactgaaaaatgagGTAAGACTCGCAAATAAGAGACATAAGTCAGGAGTTATATTCTCAATAAATAACAACTCTTTTGCGCCTCAGTCAGTCAGCTTAGGTTTTGGGTTTGTGTGCACTGACTGAAATCCCCACTGCTGACAAACATTTAAACCCTGCTAAAAGGGAGAACCAAACTCAAAACTCCTGGATGACCCTGAAGTGGTTCTCGATGGAGGGGGGCTCATCCTCAAAGTGCAGCTTCTGGCTGGGACAGGCACCCAACTCCTCCAGGATCTTGATGAAGCGTCCGTTTTCTCGGCCCACCCAGGCCCGCATTGGATCACACACCTCATAAGGCGTCACGTGGGTGTGGATCGCCACTCCACTGGACGCCAGCTCCTTTAACACCTGCTTGTCGGTCACCCAGGTCTCGCTGCCCCCCGGGTGACCACCGTCCAGCCAATAGATGTCTGAGATGCGGTCGATGAAGGGCGACAACTCTGGGTCTGCCCGGGCTCCGGCCAGCTCGTACACCATCTGGTTGAGCACCACGCAGCCTTTGCTGAAGCCCACAAGGATCAGGGAAAATCCTGACGGGATGGGGTCAGCGCCTCCTGGCGGTGGAAGTGGGTGTGGTAGTCCGGCCCGCTCCATGCCGTGGCTCAGCAGTGCCCTGCAATCAGAAACATTTACTTTAACCCAATGCGGCTACACTGGGTCTTAAGGATTAGCGATTATCTATTAACGTACCTTACCTCGATTATAAATTCTGACAATTCAAATGGAATGAATTGTTTTGACTTTGGCCTTAACTGATATTATAACCTCTGAATTGATTTATTCAcaataattaaataacaaataatgataatgataaaatctAATGTGGAGATAGCAGAATACTGTATAAGTTGCAACTTctttatcaaagtttttttctagaataaatgttaaagtaatttatttttcacatgcCTGTCATTATTACACGTGTTCATTGATGGGGTAAAACTGCTGAATTGAATCAACTTGAATCGTAGTTTACAAATTTGAGTCAAACTAAATTGGTCCAACtaagaaaaaatgttacaaCTCAAACCTCTAACAATAAGAGGAGATGATAAGTAAATGCTCACTTCAGCTCTCCACTGGGGTTCAGCTGATATGACATGTTTAACTTTAGGGAAACGTATGAAGGAAGGGAGGACAGTAACCTGAGGTGGCGAAATGCTCCGAAGTCGGGCGAGTGCTCCGGTGCTCCAAACATGTTGCTCTCCACAAAGTTGTGGTAGCAGCTGAACTTGTGCAGATACATACGGGAAGCTCGGACCACCCAAACATGTCGGCTGGGGAAACGTCGCCCCAGGGTGAGGGCCACTTGCTCCAGACTCCAGGAGAGCCACTGGACCCCCTCCGGCTGCAGAGCCATCTCCTCATGGAAGttctgcaacacacagaggaaacactgcttgAGCTTACAGTATGcaatattttcacatgaaaagaaCCACACATTAACAGGATACATTACATATCATCAGTCTGTCTACATATGGCCCTGTATGCTTAAATTCCCTTCATTTACCCAATTGgcttttctttgattttcagGGTGTTTTTATGGTTTGCTGGGGGAGTGGTCAGCACTGTGCTGTAAGGCCGGTGGACACCATGCAGGGAAGTCATAGCAGCATTAATAATGGTGGAAAACATTGAGAAATAAAGTACAACAAAGCTAAACATTCAGCTACTAGGACCCGTTCTAAAACAGAAGTGAGCAATGACACAGCttcaattgtttttttcttaaattactGATGGACTGTGTTTCCCTTCTGCTTCTTCAGCACCACTGTAGTGCTATTTCTGGCCTGTGTGGAGCTCAGGAGTGCTGCACCTGACCATGGCTCCATGTTGCGTGATGCACATCTGAGCCAGTACATTTAGTGTACTAAGTCATGAACGGATTGGCGTTACGATGATTTCTTtgattcttgttttgtttgttagaaAGATTAACTGAGGAAGCACTCCCTCGTTTTATTTATGGGAACCTCTGATGTGGTGTTCCCTCTTAAGCTTTCTAGGCAGGACAACCACAGTGGGTTTCAATCAGAAAACAACTGAGCATGCAGCCTACGCAGCAGAAAAACTTTCTGATTGTCACTCTGTTGCTCTGTAATATTGtgaaaatttaaagaaaaaaaaaaacatacctcaGCAGTGTTtatcaaaacattatttcaCAGTTCAATAAAACTGCCCCTGAAAAGGATCAAAATGTCTCTTAAATATACTTTATAGATTATACTGCCAAAGTAAAGACAATTCTTTCTTCACATTACAGATAACAGTATCTgagccagaaaaacaaaacatctcacTGTCACAAGGCAATGAAAAGTTGGATACAGCAGCAGAGATATATTTTGCTTTGGTTATGGCAGTAATCTgctaaaattaaactgaaagagagagcaatgggagaaatgtaaacaaaatatttttcatgtgatttgATAGCAGGCTTCACATTGTAAGCCCTGGTCagtgtgcaaaacaaaacatgtcgCTTAGGTCCTTTGATGAGAATGACGATACTGAGAATCCACCTAAAAATAGCACCAACTCATCTGTTCTTGGAAGACAGGCCGACTTAATTAGCTCCATCATGAGCACCTTCTCAGTGCTTTGTGAGACACAGTGACAATGTGTGATGGCCCATGTTTATTACAATGACCTCATTCACTTTATTTACCATggaaatatcacactgacagCGTCCTGTGCATACCATAATCTCCTGGGAAATGCTTGGACACTGAGGGAATATTAACCAAACAAACTTCAGATGAGTGGAATGAGTGCTTTGGGAAATGAAAACTCCTCTTGTAcattaatattttcatttcttgaaGAAATCAAAGTTAAACAGATGAGTGATCTTTAATCTACTTACTCCTCCATGTTTCTTGTACTTGATTAGCGAGTGCCAACAACTGactaaaaatagaaagaaaagcCTTCTAGACAGCTTTGCCATAATCTGGCAGCAGGAATTATAATTTAGGCCCACGCTGGACAGACACTGTAAGGTCTATTTTTTAAGCCATGTTGCCAAGGGAAGGCTGACAGCACACTAGCTCTTCACAAACACCctgcctgcaacacacactcaattCCACACTTTCCTTTCCGAGAGGTGTCCAGGTCATTGTTGTAAGAACAGTTCCCCCAACCGTCTCACGCACTTCCATGTCTCCAGGGAACAACAAAATGTGCAGCACCACTTCCACCCTGAACAGGGGCTGTTTTAAGTGCTTCGCTCTTAAGGGCACCTCAAAATGTACTTTATGAAAGCAGGGAGAGCGTTCACTTTCCCAGCTCAGGTTTTCCAGACCTATCAGTCAAATTGGAGAAGCCTGCTGCTCTTCATGCTAACACCACCACCCACTGGAAGCAAAACTCGACATCATGTAGAGATGCCAACCAACTTTACAAGATCAGCACATTCTGACAtctagggaaaaaaacataacaaaaaaataaattcaatcgGCCCCTTTTGTTTTTTAGAAGCTCCACATGAAAATCCTGTTCTTCCTGAGCGACCATCATGTCCTCTTGGAGTTGATTTTGCACCAAGGTTGAGCCAAAGGACAGCTGGTTAGCTGATCATGCCAATTGGcaaaaagggggtgtggcagtgggagcGGTTTATaacaaaaaggtgcataacttcTAAATGGATTCATGTATCATGACCATACTTTGtagaaagacacacacgcagataaACAGACATACAAGTACAGACTGACACTTTCACTGGTGATGGTTTGCCATGCTGCTGCACGTTAGCTACACTCCCTTTCATAACTTATGCACTGTTTGTTGTCGACTCCAGTGGGAGGACTCACTGGACTCAACACAGGTTTATTGTTCATTGGTGTGGTTTAGCCCCACCATCTCATTACGCTGGTCCATAAAAATCTTTCCGTTCATTGGTCCACCCAATAGCTACTGCGACTTTCTACCAATGAGGCTGAAATTTGCCAAGGAggttgtgtgtggttgtgtgtgtgtgtgtgtgcatagatgCATGCACATACGTGGTCACAGCTACTGCAAATTAAtgcttatttttaaatgttagtgGCGATGGCAACTGTGATGCTCAAGTAGTTCAATAAATATATGCCCATTTTCTaagcttaaataaaaaaaaacaaacaaacaaaaaaaaaccaaacgaAAGTATCAGTAcctgctgtcactgtgctgcTTAGTGCACTAGTATCCATGTTAAGACATCAAGTGGTTTCACAATGCTTCAAAAATTGTCTGGTTCTATTTAGAAAAGtatgttaaaaataattaaatccaGCACATTTTGATATCTACTTGTATTAAAATAAGGAaagtagggatgcacaatattggattttttgccgaTATCTAATGTGCCATTATGTTCCTACTTTTTTGGCCGATTGCCAGTGCAgttttgcatatattttttccacctaattgcagagaacaataagtctctcctgcagatacagacataaaatacaatgcttttcaaaacgcacacattcactgggcaaaatcagaaaactacttcaactttggttatgtaaaacatgccatatttattttaatataacatttttatttcaaacaaaagtgTTGGATTCATGCAGTTGAAAGAGGCGTGGATGATGCTCTGAGAAAATCCTGACAGTTGCCACAACTAGGGCAAGTTTGACCTAATTCACACTTCGGCATGTCATATCAGtagaaattttcatttcaggacaatattgatatttcattttaaagccaatatCAGCTGATACAGATGCTGTGCATCCCTATATGAAAGGCATAGGAAATTAGCCATTATAGGACATATATCCCTATTGAAAACTTTCCCATAATACCAATCAATTAAGTTTACAATCATTATAAACAAGATGTCCTACATAAACTGCTCAATCTTCACATTTCtactgaatgtttttgtttttgttgttatgttaCACTGATGCCACTGTAATgaagggctttataaataaactgGATTTGACGTCAGTGTAGCTCAGTATAGCCAAGCCTGATAGAGTCAAATATCTCCCTTCATAAGTGGGGAAACTACTCTTTGGCTCGCCCTTGTTGCAGTTCGCTCCATTTGATGTTTGAGCTGCAGTAATTGAATTTGTATTAATAATTTCAAAGAGGAAGACAAATTATTGAAAAGAATTAATTCTAGTAAGACTTTCAGAGAGCGGTCAAGgttttattttcctgtaaataaatgtaaatgattcCTCAGCTTACTGACTAGTTTTTATGAGGTAATGAACTATCTTTTACTGTGCTGATAACCTTACCTGACAGTCATGTGAAGTGCCCCATGGTGTGTACAGGCTGTTACATTTGTATAAGCTTGTTTTACATCCCTTGAACCTACGGATGCAATATGTCACATGACTCGTTCAGAGCTCATGTGAGTCAACCAGGTGGTTAAACCTAAACATCAAACATTTACACTAATTGCACAGTGGTTTGAATTCATGTTTGAAGGCTGGGAACAGTAATTACACCACAGCAAGAAGGAAGAGTATAACCCAACTCACACTGTGGTTTAAACTATAAAAATGAACCTGAAACGGGTACCTGGCTGCCTGTTAAAGTGGCCCAGACACCAGCTCATGGGTTTCTGCACCTTTTCTTGCCAGCAACCCCAAAATCAGTATGCTGTGCATCCCTCTGAATAAACTTTTGTCACTAGAAACCTCAATCTGAGATGGTTTAGTTACCTTTCTCAATTGTACCTGCGGATGCATCAATGGAAAGTAAAGACAATATAATCCAATCTGTCCTTGTACTAACAGAAAATGACTGCTAatcttcatttttctgtgacCTCCTTATCCCTCTGTGGGATGAACAGGCCCTCAAGTTGGGGACCAAAGGGTTTATTTCCCACCCTTCACCCCGCTCACCTGAATGTCCCCATGGAAAAACACAACGTGCGTGTTACTGCTCCCAT includes:
- the c21h2orf69 gene encoding mitochondrial protein C2orf69 homolog, whose product is MITAQRVAVGFSLIAVAKVMSSVAGTSSSEPPGRCPSETRDAQPGSPQRLQRLVAVPGSDPSRVNDLLLLRPTEEPSRCGSDTEPAEDGSSNTHVVFFHGDIQNFHEEMALQPEGVQWLSWSLEQVALTLGRRFPSRHVWVVRASRMYLHKFSCYHNFVESNMFGAPEHSPDFGAFRHLRALLSHGMERAGLPHPLPPPGGADPIPSGFSLILVGFSKGCVVLNQMVYELAGARADPELSPFIDRISDIYWLDGGHPGGSETWVTDKQVLKELASSGVAIHTHVTPYEVCDPMRAWVGRENGRFIKILEELGACPSQKLHFEDEPPSIENHFRVIQEF